A single window of Archangium gephyra DNA harbors:
- a CDS encoding sensor histidine kinase, producing the protein MPSYRIATLLTLGLTVLLWAREARSGEPSGRIGFRSYGTDSGIENHDMSCVMQDAAGFVWVCAADAMYRFDGERFERFGLDAGLPSSIMRDETLDSQGRLMLATQKGVVRWDGSRFVDVPMNGIPTQVWSLRLDAGGRLVAGTEQGLYVEVEPGRFVPMPGWPGGPAMVLWTDASGSIQVGSGSRVLSRDAGGRWLIHEVAGNRNSMADLVRDGLGQLWAGGEGWLAVQPREGMPFEDRSHLINGLMGAGRRLRLGLRGQLLVPNYRGLLSVEGERVELHRLGLSERSARMRDVLHDQEGTLWVVSLGVHRSLGRGLWTVHDASTGMPSSMIWGMTRDAQGTLWVGTDDGLARATSDGWLSVPGLRGYSLKSVKVGPDGALWAAGNPEGLHRYEPWSGKLRTYGPSEGLPARYTFDLLWEPDGTLWAATGSGLFHGVLKDGEWSFAQVLPNSRRTFFGGVERDTAGRLWVAGDGLFVREAGVFRRLGTADGLRDDRVRYLVARRDGRVCVSYVEPLGLSCFTYEKGRLTEVFRLDRSTGLLNGVTYMVNEDVAGRLWVGTGAGVHLVGEDGVLEHFGASGGLPGDDCSGNSFLADKDGTVWVGTSSGLGRFHGARYAGPAAPPRVVLLNTRLGPHEVAGSEVRGLEAEHGDTTLSVRFADLGSLDEGHVGHEVRLVGMDDWHAVPGRSVRYSTLPAGSYRFEVRARNDWGPWGPVAGFDLVVHPAWWASWWARGLGVLLLAAAVAGVVRWRGIALRRRNVELERLVAARTAELDQARQKVMQAEKLSAMGQLLARLSHEINNPLTAIHTNLPAVREYFDQLSLLLRHFRERLEKHPEDAEEMERLWRELDVEFLLQDTPDALEAMQHATERIRGIQADLRAFLRGESPKLEPGDLNAVVLETVELVRRSLPESARVEVRCGELPVFAFHRGQLGQVMLNLLRNALDALGEKGEVRVSTAVRDGMAELVVEDDGPGIPQELRARIFEPFFTTKDVGKGSGLGLAICRQLITENHGGTLELDTSVARGACFRVRLPLAQVTEAAGQRSAA; encoded by the coding sequence ATGCCGTCGTACCGGATCGCCACGCTCCTGACGCTGGGCCTCACGGTCCTGCTGTGGGCGAGGGAGGCCCGGAGCGGAGAGCCCTCGGGACGCATCGGCTTCCGCAGCTACGGCACGGACTCGGGCATCGAGAACCACGACATGTCCTGCGTGATGCAGGACGCGGCCGGGTTCGTCTGGGTGTGCGCCGCGGATGCGATGTACCGCTTCGATGGCGAGCGCTTCGAGCGCTTCGGGCTGGACGCGGGGCTGCCCTCGTCCATCATGAGGGACGAGACGCTCGACTCCCAGGGCCGGCTGATGCTGGCCACGCAGAAGGGCGTGGTGCGCTGGGACGGCAGCCGCTTCGTCGACGTGCCGATGAACGGCATCCCCACGCAGGTGTGGAGCCTGCGCCTGGACGCCGGGGGCCGGCTGGTGGCGGGCACCGAGCAGGGCCTCTACGTGGAGGTGGAGCCGGGGCGTTTCGTGCCGATGCCGGGCTGGCCAGGAGGGCCGGCCATGGTGCTCTGGACGGATGCCTCGGGCTCGATCCAGGTGGGCTCGGGCTCGCGCGTGCTGAGCCGGGATGCCGGGGGCCGCTGGCTCATCCACGAGGTGGCGGGCAACCGCAACTCCATGGCCGACCTGGTGCGGGACGGTCTGGGCCAGCTGTGGGCGGGCGGCGAGGGGTGGCTGGCCGTACAGCCGCGCGAGGGCATGCCCTTCGAGGACCGCTCGCACCTCATCAACGGATTGATGGGGGCGGGGCGCCGCCTGCGCCTGGGCCTGCGCGGACAGCTGCTGGTGCCCAACTACCGGGGCCTGCTCTCCGTGGAGGGCGAGCGCGTGGAGCTGCACCGGTTGGGCCTCTCGGAGCGCTCGGCGCGGATGCGGGACGTGCTGCATGACCAGGAGGGGACGCTCTGGGTCGTGAGCCTGGGGGTGCACCGCTCGCTGGGCCGCGGGCTGTGGACGGTCCACGATGCCTCCACCGGAATGCCCTCGAGCATGATCTGGGGCATGACGCGCGATGCCCAGGGGACGTTGTGGGTGGGCACGGATGATGGACTCGCACGCGCCACGTCCGACGGGTGGCTCTCCGTGCCCGGGCTGCGCGGGTATTCCCTCAAGAGCGTGAAGGTGGGCCCGGACGGGGCGCTGTGGGCCGCGGGCAACCCGGAAGGCCTTCACCGCTACGAGCCCTGGAGTGGAAAGCTGCGGACGTACGGCCCGTCAGAGGGCCTGCCGGCGCGCTACACGTTCGATCTGCTGTGGGAGCCGGATGGAACGCTGTGGGCGGCCACCGGCTCCGGCCTGTTCCACGGCGTGCTCAAGGACGGGGAGTGGTCCTTCGCGCAGGTGTTGCCCAACAGCCGGCGGACGTTCTTCGGCGGGGTGGAGCGGGACACCGCCGGGAGGCTGTGGGTGGCGGGGGATGGGCTCTTCGTGCGCGAGGCGGGCGTGTTCCGGCGCCTGGGCACGGCCGATGGGCTGCGGGACGACCGCGTGCGCTACCTGGTGGCGCGGCGGGACGGCCGGGTGTGCGTGTCCTACGTGGAGCCGTTGGGGCTGAGCTGCTTCACCTACGAGAAGGGGCGCCTCACCGAGGTGTTCCGCCTGGACCGGAGCACGGGGCTGCTCAACGGCGTCACGTACATGGTGAACGAGGACGTGGCGGGCCGGCTGTGGGTGGGGACGGGCGCCGGCGTGCACCTGGTGGGCGAGGACGGGGTGCTGGAGCACTTCGGGGCGAGCGGCGGGCTGCCGGGAGATGACTGCAGCGGCAACTCCTTCCTGGCGGACAAGGACGGCACGGTGTGGGTGGGCACCTCGAGCGGGCTGGGGCGCTTCCATGGCGCGCGCTACGCCGGCCCGGCCGCGCCACCACGCGTGGTGCTGCTGAACACGCGGCTCGGGCCGCACGAGGTCGCCGGCTCCGAGGTGCGGGGACTCGAGGCGGAGCACGGAGACACGACGCTGTCGGTCCGCTTCGCCGACCTGGGCTCCCTGGACGAGGGGCACGTGGGCCACGAGGTGCGCCTGGTGGGGATGGACGACTGGCACGCCGTGCCGGGCCGCTCGGTGCGCTACAGCACGCTGCCGGCGGGCAGCTACCGCTTCGAGGTCCGCGCGCGCAACGACTGGGGGCCGTGGGGGCCGGTGGCGGGCTTCGACCTGGTGGTGCACCCCGCGTGGTGGGCGTCCTGGTGGGCCAGGGGCCTGGGCGTGCTGCTGCTGGCGGCCGCGGTGGCGGGCGTGGTGCGCTGGCGCGGCATCGCCCTGCGGCGCAGGAACGTCGAGCTGGAGCGCCTGGTGGCGGCCCGCACCGCCGAGCTGGACCAGGCGCGCCAGAAGGTGATGCAGGCCGAGAAGCTCTCCGCCATGGGGCAACTGCTGGCGCGGCTGTCGCATGAGATCAACAACCCGCTCACGGCCATCCACACCAACCTGCCGGCGGTGCGCGAGTACTTCGACCAGTTGTCCCTGCTGCTGCGGCATTTCCGGGAGCGGCTGGAGAAGCACCCCGAGGACGCGGAGGAGATGGAGCGGCTGTGGCGGGAGCTGGACGTGGAGTTCCTGCTCCAGGACACGCCGGACGCGCTGGAGGCGATGCAGCATGCCACCGAGCGCATCCGGGGGATTCAAGCGGACTTGAGGGCGTTCCTGCGCGGCGAGAGCCCCAAGCTCGAGCCGGGAGACCTCAACGCGGTGGTGCTCGAGACGGTGGAGCTGGTGCGGCGCTCGTTGCCCGAGAGCGCACGGGTGGAGGTGCGGTGTGGCGAGCTGCCGGTGTTCGCCTTCCACCGGGGACAGCTGGGGCAGGTGATGCTGAACCTGCTGCGCAACGCGCTGGATGCGCTGGGGGAGAAGGGCGAGGTGCGGGTGAGCACGGCCGTGCGCGACGGCATGGCCGAGCTGGTGGTGGAGGATGACGGCCCGGGCATTCCCCAGGAGCTCCGGGCCCGCATCTTCGAGCCCTTCTTCACCACGAAGGACGTGGGCAAGGGCTCGGGGCTGGGGCTGGCCATCTGCCGCCAGCTCATCACGGAGAACCACGGCGGGACGCTCGAGCTGGACACGTCCGTGGCGCGCGGCGCCTGCTTCCGGGTGCGGCTGCCGTTGGCGCAGGTGACGGAGGCCGCCGGGCAGCGATCGGCGGCCTGA
- a CDS encoding response regulator produces MDSARKLPPPEAPEAPSEHQPSDCKVLVVDDYDDAREMYAEYLEFLGYQVQTARDGQEALELAQQSHPDVILMDLSLPVVSGWEATRQLKQDARTRHIPVMALTGHVLATHSEKAKEVGCDEFVSKPALPDTVADKIRALLQKTGSKPRSPR; encoded by the coding sequence ATGGATTCCGCTCGAAAGCTGCCCCCGCCCGAAGCGCCCGAAGCCCCCTCGGAACACCAGCCGAGTGACTGCAAGGTGCTCGTGGTGGACGACTACGATGACGCCCGGGAGATGTATGCCGAGTACCTCGAGTTCCTCGGCTACCAGGTCCAGACGGCCCGGGACGGACAGGAAGCCCTCGAGCTCGCCCAGCAGTCCCATCCGGACGTCATCCTGATGGACCTGTCGCTGCCCGTGGTCAGCGGCTGGGAGGCCACCCGGCAGCTCAAGCAGGACGCGCGCACCCGCCACATTCCCGTGATGGCGCTCACCGGCCATGTCCTCGCCACGCACTCGGAGAAGGCCAAGGAGGTGGGCTGTGACGAGTTCGTCTCCAAGCCCGCCCTCCCCGACACCGTGGCCGACAAGATCCGCGCCCTGCTGCAGAAGACGGGCAGCAAACCCCGCTCGCCGCGGTGA
- a CDS encoding protein kinase domain-containing protein, which yields MSPPPPSAQEPAPGAGWQPPREFDEYRLLRPLGRGRTGHVYLAHDTLLERTVAVKFIPALDDETLSRFLIEARAAARLQHPNVATLYRAGQFEDLPYLVSEYIRGTSLDRLPRPQPWQRVLDIGIGLARGLAAAHRRNVLHRDIKPANAILDESGEVKLLDFGLAKLLDAPADDAPDSGPQAAPGAPPEAASEAPESSGGLELPTLPPGALVGTPYFMSPETWRGEPASVRSDLFSLGALLYELAAGQGPFRHVPLRELPRALQEQEARPLHSAAPGVEPRFAAAVDRCLRREPTERFASADALLEALEDLRTGDTAPPIPEGNPYRGLNAFQEEHRALFFGRRQEVRAVLERLRANAFVLVTGDSGVGKSSLCLAGVLPRVREGALEDGLSWGVARMVPGRRPVATLAAALAPHVALEEARLEQFARAEPTTLVRALRAALGEGARRGVVLHVDQLEELVTLSEPTEAALMAELLGQLASGVTGVRLLATSRSDFLTRLGALPGLGEALSRALYLLRPLGRAEVREVVTGPARAKDARFESEALIDTLVESTLRAEGSLPLLQFTLAELWEARDQERGVIPAAALEALGGVGGALARYADGVIAQLLPDQQGAARQLLMRLVTVDGTRARRSEAELLGQEPASRTALEALIRARLVMVRRTEEGTTFDIAHEALLTGWPTLAQWLAEANEARQLHARLEQAAAEWERMGRPREALWGTRHLAEVRGLAPESLTQREASFLEASRGGVRRGRLLTRMLAVGFVASLALLYAGLRLHAWYTREGQVLTQLGEARSRLELARERDRALEAARTEAFALFDAGRLDEARPRWAEALRIQTGTQQAYAQASEEMEKALVLDPGREEVRGAFADVLAERARLAERTFRPGERDELLQRLRLYDTPGERMARFEAPLRVKVRTQPAGATVTLARYEPTSDGRRVLTAARQAGSTPLEGLSLERGTWVVELSAPGHAPVRHVLRAEPGPERTLEVALPEAARVPEGFVYVPRGTFLFGTAADENIRQFFDTAPLHEVETGPYLISRTEVTYGEYVRWLEALPPEERARRTPHGAKVASLNAEVELKRRADGRWHLSIHPNGVTYAASEGEPLRYTTRPRMVEQDWWRLPVGAIDYADARAYAAWLAQTGRVPGARLCNELEWERAARGADEREYPHGDLLQPHQANYDETYGKVGASFGPDVVGSHPESRSPFGLDDMVGNVFEWADSILQPGRPVARGGSYYFGASTARSPNRETPEPNFRDLSVGLRLCADAPAAP from the coding sequence GTGAGCCCTCCGCCCCCTTCCGCCCAGGAGCCGGCCCCTGGCGCCGGTTGGCAGCCTCCGCGGGAGTTCGACGAGTACCGGCTGCTGCGTCCCCTCGGACGGGGACGCACCGGGCACGTCTACCTCGCCCACGACACGCTGCTCGAGCGCACCGTGGCGGTGAAGTTCATCCCCGCGCTCGATGACGAGACGCTCTCGCGCTTCCTGATTGAAGCGCGCGCCGCCGCCCGCCTCCAGCACCCCAACGTCGCCACCCTCTACCGCGCGGGCCAGTTCGAGGACCTGCCCTACCTCGTCTCCGAGTACATCCGCGGCACCAGTCTGGACCGGCTCCCCAGGCCCCAGCCCTGGCAGCGCGTGCTGGACATCGGCATCGGCCTGGCGCGTGGGCTCGCCGCCGCCCACCGCCGCAACGTCCTCCACCGCGACATCAAGCCCGCCAACGCCATCCTCGACGAGTCCGGCGAGGTGAAGCTGCTCGACTTCGGCCTGGCCAAGCTGCTCGACGCGCCCGCGGACGACGCCCCGGACTCCGGGCCCCAAGCCGCCCCCGGCGCGCCGCCCGAGGCCGCCTCCGAGGCGCCGGAGTCCTCCGGGGGCCTCGAGCTGCCCACCCTCCCCCCCGGCGCCCTGGTGGGGACGCCCTACTTCATGTCCCCGGAGACCTGGCGGGGCGAGCCGGCCTCGGTCCGCTCGGACCTCTTCTCGCTGGGAGCCCTCCTCTACGAGCTCGCCGCCGGCCAGGGCCCCTTCCGCCATGTTCCGCTCCGGGAGCTGCCCCGCGCGCTCCAGGAGCAGGAGGCGAGGCCGCTGCACTCGGCCGCGCCGGGGGTGGAGCCCCGCTTCGCCGCGGCGGTGGACCGCTGCCTGCGCCGCGAGCCCACCGAGCGCTTCGCCTCCGCCGACGCGCTGCTCGAGGCGCTGGAGGACCTGCGTACCGGCGACACCGCCCCGCCCATCCCCGAGGGCAATCCCTACCGCGGCCTGAATGCCTTCCAGGAGGAGCACCGCGCCCTCTTCTTCGGCCGCCGGCAGGAGGTGCGCGCCGTGCTGGAGCGGCTGCGCGCCAATGCCTTCGTGCTCGTCACCGGCGACTCGGGCGTGGGCAAGTCCTCGCTGTGTCTGGCCGGCGTGCTGCCCCGCGTGCGCGAGGGCGCGCTGGAGGACGGCCTGTCCTGGGGCGTGGCGCGCATGGTGCCCGGCCGCCGGCCCGTGGCCACCCTCGCCGCCGCGCTCGCGCCCCATGTCGCGCTGGAGGAGGCCCGCCTCGAGCAGTTCGCCCGCGCCGAGCCCACCACCCTGGTACGCGCCCTGCGCGCCGCCCTCGGCGAGGGGGCCCGCCGCGGCGTGGTGTTGCACGTGGACCAGCTCGAGGAGCTCGTCACCTTGAGCGAGCCCACCGAGGCCGCGCTCATGGCGGAGCTGCTGGGACAGCTCGCCTCGGGGGTGACGGGCGTACGGCTGCTGGCCACCTCGCGCAGTGACTTCCTCACCCGCCTGGGCGCGCTGCCCGGCCTGGGCGAGGCCCTGTCGCGGGCCCTCTACCTGCTGCGCCCCCTGGGCCGCGCCGAGGTGCGCGAGGTGGTGACGGGCCCCGCGCGGGCCAAGGACGCGCGCTTCGAGTCCGAGGCCCTCATCGACACGCTGGTGGAGTCCACCCTGCGCGCCGAGGGCAGCCTGCCCCTGCTCCAGTTCACCCTCGCCGAGCTGTGGGAGGCGCGCGATCAGGAGCGAGGCGTCATCCCCGCCGCGGCACTGGAGGCCCTCGGCGGTGTCGGTGGCGCGCTCGCCCGGTACGCGGATGGCGTCATCGCCCAGTTGCTGCCGGACCAGCAGGGGGCGGCGCGGCAGCTGCTCATGCGGCTCGTCACGGTGGACGGCACGCGCGCCCGCCGCTCCGAGGCCGAGCTGCTGGGACAGGAGCCGGCCTCGCGCACCGCGCTGGAGGCGCTCATCCGCGCGCGCCTCGTGATGGTGCGCCGCACCGAGGAGGGCACCACCTTCGACATCGCCCACGAGGCGCTGCTCACCGGCTGGCCCACGCTCGCCCAGTGGCTGGCCGAAGCGAACGAGGCGCGCCAGCTCCACGCCCGGCTGGAGCAGGCCGCCGCCGAGTGGGAGCGGATGGGACGTCCGCGCGAGGCGCTGTGGGGCACCCGCCACCTCGCCGAGGTCCGCGGCCTCGCTCCGGAGAGCCTCACCCAGCGCGAGGCGTCCTTCCTCGAGGCCTCGCGCGGAGGCGTGCGCCGCGGAAGGCTGCTCACACGCATGCTGGCCGTGGGCTTCGTCGCCTCGCTCGCGCTGCTGTACGCCGGCCTGCGCCTCCACGCCTGGTACACGCGGGAGGGCCAGGTGCTCACGCAGCTGGGCGAGGCCCGCTCCCGCCTGGAGCTCGCCCGGGAGCGCGACCGCGCCCTGGAGGCGGCCCGGACGGAGGCCTTCGCCCTCTTCGACGCGGGCAGGCTGGACGAGGCACGGCCCCGTTGGGCCGAGGCCCTGCGGATTCAAACCGGGACGCAGCAGGCCTACGCCCAGGCCAGCGAGGAGATGGAGAAGGCGCTGGTGCTCGACCCGGGCCGCGAGGAGGTGCGCGGCGCCTTCGCCGACGTGCTCGCCGAGCGCGCCCGGCTCGCCGAGCGCACCTTCCGCCCCGGCGAGCGCGACGAGTTGCTGCAGCGCCTGCGGCTCTATGACACCCCGGGCGAGCGCATGGCACGCTTCGAGGCGCCGCTGCGCGTGAAGGTGAGGACGCAGCCGGCCGGGGCCACGGTGACGCTGGCGCGCTACGAGCCCACGAGCGATGGACGGCGGGTGCTCACCGCGGCGCGCCAGGCGGGCAGCACCCCACTGGAGGGGCTGTCGCTGGAGCGGGGAACGTGGGTGGTGGAGTTGAGCGCGCCCGGACATGCGCCGGTGCGCCACGTGCTGCGAGCCGAGCCCGGCCCCGAGCGCACGCTGGAGGTGGCCCTGCCCGAGGCGGCCCGGGTCCCCGAGGGCTTCGTCTACGTGCCGCGCGGCACCTTCCTCTTCGGCACCGCCGCGGACGAGAACATCCGCCAGTTCTTCGACACGGCGCCGCTGCACGAGGTGGAGACGGGGCCGTACCTCATCTCGCGCACCGAGGTGACGTATGGCGAGTACGTGCGCTGGCTGGAGGCGCTGCCGCCGGAGGAGCGGGCCCGCCGCACGCCGCATGGCGCCAAGGTGGCCTCGTTGAACGCCGAGGTGGAGCTGAAGCGGCGGGCGGATGGGCGCTGGCACCTGAGCATCCACCCCAACGGGGTGACGTACGCGGCGTCCGAGGGCGAGCCGCTGCGCTACACCACGCGGCCGCGCATGGTGGAGCAGGACTGGTGGCGGCTGCCGGTGGGCGCCATCGACTACGCGGACGCCCGGGCCTACGCGGCCTGGCTGGCGCAGACGGGCCGGGTCCCCGGCGCGCGGCTGTGCAACGAGCTGGAATGGGAGCGTGCGGCCCGGGGCGCGGACGAGCGCGAGTACCCCCATGGCGACCTGCTGCAGCCCCACCAGGCCAACTACGACGAGACGTACGGCAAGGTGGGGGCGAGCTTCGGCCCGGACGTGGTGGGCAGCCACCCCGAGTCGCGCAGCCCCTTCGGCCTGGACGACATGGTGGGCAACGTCTTCGAGTGGGCCGACTCCATCCTCCAGCCCGGCCGCCCGGTGGCCCGCGGTGGCAGCTACTACTTCGGTGCCAGCACCGCGCGCTCGCCCAACCGCGAGACGCCCGAGCCGAACTTCCGTGACCTCAGCGTCGGCCTGCGGCTGTGCGCGGACGCCCCTGCCGCCCCCTGA
- a CDS encoding acyltransferase family protein, producing the protein MSAQAPSAEPLPPVPGSRNTGLDRARAVATLAMVMGHTLDAVLSDAARDGVGMVAYWSLRAVTAPLFLFVAGWAFATTVQRTGAHGSRVLRRYLPRVGLLFGWGYLLRWPGWGLNLLLAGDVTVWRHFLAFDALHGVAAALLMGAGVLSVCKGRTARMGALAALAVLVPLVSPWVRATVLAGGWPLALEQALVSRTSNFPIFPWSSYFFMGGLAGLWLAEVTRVRHWLCLVMAGTVILALMTLWGGDPRVSDPTLVAWRVGLLSVAAGVAMLLPARLDRWMAPVGRASLWVYVVHLPLAYGWSTFAGLASRLGRSQDVLPALGLALSVLLVSLLIALPAKKLHGRWRGRNRGPARPGPHLDSPPHRESTPRPPGKGSGATGLSP; encoded by the coding sequence ATGAGTGCCCAGGCCCCCAGCGCCGAGCCACTCCCGCCGGTGCCGGGCTCGCGCAACACGGGCCTGGACCGGGCGCGGGCCGTGGCCACGCTCGCGATGGTGATGGGCCACACGCTGGACGCGGTGCTGTCGGACGCGGCGCGCGACGGCGTGGGCATGGTGGCCTACTGGTCCCTGCGCGCCGTGACGGCGCCGCTGTTCCTCTTCGTGGCCGGCTGGGCCTTCGCGACCACCGTGCAGCGCACGGGCGCGCACGGCTCGCGCGTGCTGCGCCGGTACCTGCCCCGCGTGGGCCTGCTGTTCGGCTGGGGTTACCTCCTACGTTGGCCCGGCTGGGGGCTGAACCTGCTGCTCGCCGGGGACGTGACGGTGTGGCGGCACTTCCTGGCCTTCGATGCGCTGCACGGCGTGGCGGCGGCGCTGCTGATGGGCGCGGGCGTGCTGTCGGTGTGCAAGGGGCGGACGGCGCGGATGGGCGCGCTGGCGGCCCTGGCGGTGCTCGTGCCGCTGGTGAGCCCGTGGGTGCGCGCGACGGTGCTGGCGGGCGGATGGCCCCTGGCGCTGGAGCAGGCGCTGGTGAGCAGGACGTCCAACTTCCCCATCTTCCCCTGGTCCTCCTACTTCTTCATGGGCGGCCTCGCGGGGCTGTGGCTCGCGGAGGTGACGCGGGTGCGGCACTGGCTGTGCCTGGTGATGGCGGGCACGGTCATCCTGGCGTTGATGACGCTGTGGGGCGGAGACCCGCGGGTGAGCGACCCGACGCTGGTGGCGTGGCGGGTGGGGCTGCTGTCGGTGGCGGCGGGAGTGGCGATGCTGCTGCCCGCGCGGCTGGACCGGTGGATGGCGCCCGTGGGCCGCGCGTCGCTCTGGGTCTACGTAGTGCACCTGCCCCTGGCGTACGGTTGGTCCACCTTCGCGGGGCTGGCGAGCCGGCTGGGCCGCTCGCAGGACGTGCTGCCCGCGCTGGGACTGGCACTGTCGGTGCTGCTGGTGTCGCTGCTGATCGCCCTGCCGGCGAAGAAGCTCCACGGACGCTGGCGGGGGCGCAACCGTGGGCCCGCCCGCCCGGGTCCTCACCTCGATTCCCCCCCACACCGTGAGTCCACCCCTCGCCCTCCGGGGAAGGGGAGCGGGGCGACCGGGTTGAGCCCCTGA
- a CDS encoding ADYC domain-containing protein, with translation MRSYSTRSWLIGALLLSACATPLPEEELAPRAFLKAPLAADNGSDLNGSDLNGSDLNGSDLNGAELNNFLVSVNFNPALKGGALLDETWLRGTSFYGYKGSTLYKDGEFVGVQFQGNLGDGSTVPVRITGMNPAPAPNADVNLYSIEYQAADGTWRPACRNVAGTPVQALPVEGVWNYRQNVAGGGSKTDDPRRFTFACQGGAIAKCALWGYRPWATYNGVPLAHYHQACTRMVRADYCGTGKSYTKTGNRINFYDELGIQQDTENWVFEAEWDQNGARCFYGLNRTHSQVPCFDSRVDLLCGQQLSVNRGVLMRNETPGSLGIDLGL, from the coding sequence ATGCGCTCGTACTCGACCCGTTCCTGGCTCATTGGAGCCCTGTTGCTGTCCGCCTGTGCCACCCCCCTGCCCGAGGAGGAGCTGGCCCCCCGCGCCTTCCTCAAGGCCCCGCTGGCGGCGGACAACGGCTCGGACCTCAACGGCTCGGATCTCAACGGCTCGGACCTCAATGGCTCGGACCTCAACGGCGCCGAGCTGAACAACTTCCTGGTGAGTGTGAACTTCAACCCGGCCCTCAAGGGAGGCGCGCTGCTGGACGAGACGTGGCTGCGCGGCACGTCGTTCTATGGCTACAAGGGAAGCACGCTCTACAAGGACGGGGAGTTCGTCGGCGTGCAGTTCCAGGGCAACCTCGGGGATGGCAGCACGGTGCCGGTGCGCATCACGGGCATGAACCCGGCTCCGGCGCCCAACGCGGATGTGAACCTCTACAGCATCGAGTACCAGGCCGCGGACGGCACGTGGCGCCCGGCCTGCCGCAACGTGGCGGGCACGCCGGTGCAGGCGCTGCCGGTGGAGGGGGTGTGGAACTACCGGCAGAACGTGGCGGGAGGCGGCTCGAAGACGGATGACCCGCGGCGCTTCACCTTCGCCTGCCAGGGAGGAGCCATCGCCAAGTGCGCGCTGTGGGGCTACCGGCCGTGGGCCACGTACAACGGCGTGCCGCTGGCGCACTACCACCAGGCGTGCACGCGCATGGTGCGCGCCGACTACTGCGGCACGGGCAAGAGCTATACGAAGACGGGCAACCGCATCAATTTCTACGATGAGCTCGGCATCCAGCAGGACACGGAGAACTGGGTGTTCGAGGCGGAGTGGGACCAGAACGGCGCGCGCTGCTTCTACGGACTCAACCGCACGCACTCGCAGGTGCCCTGCTTCGACTCGCGGGTGGACCTGCTCTGCGGACAGCAGCTGAGCGTGAATCGCGGCGTGCTGATGCGCAACGAGACGCCCGGCTCGTTGGGCATCGACCTGGGCCTGTAG
- the dnaN gene encoding DNA polymerase III subunit beta codes for MEFRIAADELKKALYRAQGIVERKTTMPILANVLVTAHKSGVTVTAFDLEIGIVSEHPAEVVKPGAVTLSAKYVFDIVQNLPDAHVTLKKLANNYVEISSGSAHFKIVGTAPEEYPKLPREESAPLVQVTGNTLLEMIKKTQFAISTDETRYILNGVYFEPQQGGKVRMVATDGHRLSLIERELPGDFKLKGGVIIPRKGLLELKRLLDEAPDAECQLGFAENSALFKKTGLTMVMRLIDGQFPEYQRVIPKEGEKAVLVPKTRLLEGLKRIALLSADKSYAVRIGLAENQLLITANNPDLGEAKDALDIAYRGTAITIGFNARYLIDVLTVTDTDEVAFELGDEHSPGVLHAPGDRSFTAVVMPMRV; via the coding sequence ATGGAATTCCGCATCGCCGCCGACGAGCTGAAGAAGGCCCTCTACCGCGCCCAGGGCATCGTGGAGCGCAAGACGACGATGCCCATCCTGGCCAACGTGCTCGTCACGGCGCACAAGTCGGGGGTGACGGTCACCGCGTTCGACCTGGAGATCGGCATCGTCTCCGAGCACCCGGCCGAGGTGGTGAAGCCCGGCGCGGTGACGCTCAGCGCCAAGTACGTCTTCGACATCGTCCAGAACCTGCCGGACGCCCACGTCACGCTCAAGAAGCTGGCCAACAACTACGTGGAGATCTCCTCCGGCTCGGCGCACTTCAAGATCGTCGGCACGGCGCCCGAGGAGTACCCGAAGCTGCCGCGCGAGGAGAGCGCGCCGCTGGTGCAGGTGACGGGCAACACGCTGCTGGAGATGATCAAGAAGACGCAGTTCGCCATCTCCACCGACGAGACGCGCTACATCCTCAACGGCGTGTACTTCGAGCCGCAGCAGGGCGGCAAGGTGCGCATGGTGGCCACGGACGGCCACCGCCTCTCGCTCATCGAGCGCGAGCTGCCGGGCGACTTCAAGCTCAAGGGCGGCGTCATCATCCCGCGCAAGGGTCTGCTGGAGCTCAAGCGCCTGTTGGACGAGGCGCCGGACGCGGAGTGCCAGCTGGGCTTCGCGGAGAACTCGGCGCTCTTCAAGAAGACGGGCCTGACGATGGTGATGCGGCTCATCGACGGGCAGTTCCCCGAGTACCAGCGCGTCATCCCCAAGGAGGGCGAGAAGGCGGTGCTGGTGCCCAAGACGCGGCTGCTCGAGGGCCTCAAGCGCATCGCGCTGCTCAGCGCGGACAAGAGCTACGCGGTGCGCATCGGCCTGGCGGAGAACCAGCTGCTCATCACCGCCAACAACCCGGACCTGGGCGAGGCGAAGGACGCACTGGACATCGCCTACCGGGGCACGGCCATCACCATCGGCTTCAACGCGCGCTACCTCATCGACGTGCTGACGGTGACGGACACGGACGAGGTGGCCTTCGAGCTGGGTGACGAGCACAGCCCGGGCGTGCTGCACGCGCCGGGGGACCGGAGCTTCACCGCGGTGGTGATGCCGATGCGCGTCTGA